The Streptosporangiales bacterium genome includes a window with the following:
- a CDS encoding sigma-70 family RNA polymerase sigma factor, whose product MSEQQWLEARFEEHRPRLRAVAFRMLGSAADADDAVQDAWLRVSRADTSAVENMGAWLTTVVARVCLNALRSRTQRREEPFVRVPDPVVSDDSGPDPEQSALLADSVGLALLVVLESLTPGERLAFVLHDMFGVAFDEIATIIDRSPAAARKLASRARQRIQGQAPAPDPDLGRQREVVDAFFAASRDGDFEALVALLHPDVVLRSDGGSARPQLNLVLRGREQVSAQAFVGGRLAPFVHRVLVNGAAGAVVAPRGKPQFVMAFTVTDGQIVAVDVLSDPRAAGAARPPGAGGLTRHIAGRSCVDLAKGRRSEATPHREVRRR is encoded by the coding sequence GTGAGCGAGCAGCAGTGGCTCGAGGCGAGGTTCGAGGAACACCGTCCGCGCCTGCGCGCGGTGGCCTTCCGGATGCTCGGGTCGGCCGCGGACGCCGATGACGCTGTCCAGGACGCCTGGCTGCGGGTGAGCCGGGCGGACACCAGTGCGGTGGAGAACATGGGCGCCTGGCTCACCACCGTCGTCGCACGGGTGTGCCTGAACGCACTCCGCTCCCGCACGCAGCGCCGCGAGGAGCCGTTCGTACGGGTGCCTGATCCGGTCGTCAGCGACGACTCGGGCCCCGACCCTGAGCAGTCCGCGCTGCTCGCCGACAGCGTCGGCCTGGCGCTGCTCGTCGTACTCGAGTCGCTCACCCCCGGTGAGCGGCTGGCGTTCGTGCTGCACGACATGTTCGGCGTCGCCTTCGACGAGATCGCGACCATCATCGACCGCTCGCCCGCGGCCGCGCGGAAGCTCGCCAGCCGCGCGCGGCAGCGCATCCAGGGCCAGGCGCCGGCGCCCGACCCGGATCTCGGCCGGCAGCGCGAGGTGGTGGACGCGTTCTTCGCGGCCTCCCGCGACGGTGACTTCGAGGCGCTGGTGGCGCTGCTGCACCCCGATGTGGTGTTGCGTTCCGACGGCGGCAGCGCCCGGCCGCAGCTGAACCTGGTGCTGCGCGGCCGTGAGCAGGTGTCCGCGCAGGCGTTCGTGGGCGGCCGCCTGGCGCCGTTCGTCCATCGCGTGCTGGTCAACGGTGCGGCGGGTGCTGTGGTGGCTCCGCGCGGCAAGCCGCAGTTCGTGATGGCCTTCACGGTCACCGACGGGCAGATCGTCGCCGTCGACGTCCTCTCCGACCCCCGAGCGGCTGGCGCGGCTCGACCTCCCGGCGCTGGAGGGCTGACGCGTCACATCGCCGGCCGCAGCTGTGTCGACCTAGCGAAGGGTCGCCGTTCTGAGGCGACCCCGCATCGAGAGGTTCGACGCAGATGA
- a CDS encoding DoxX family protein has product MSITVTVIVVLVAAWVGYSAYAALTRQSWVVDNLARYGVPSSWWAWLGTVKALGAVGLVAGLWVPAIGIAAATGLVLYFVGAVITVVRARVYTHIPFPLLFLAPVVAAGVLTAAG; this is encoded by the coding sequence ATGAGCATCACCGTTACGGTCATCGTCGTCCTGGTGGCGGCATGGGTCGGGTACTCCGCCTACGCCGCCCTGACCCGGCAGTCATGGGTGGTCGACAACCTCGCCCGGTACGGCGTACCGAGCAGCTGGTGGGCCTGGCTGGGCACCGTGAAGGCGCTGGGCGCCGTCGGGCTGGTGGCCGGGCTGTGGGTGCCCGCGATCGGCATCGCAGCGGCAACGGGCCTGGTGCTGTACTTCGTCGGTGCAGTGATCACCGTGGTCCGTGCCCGGGTCTACACGCACATCCCGTTCCCCCTGCTGTTCCTGGCCCCCGTGGTGGCAGCCGGCGTGCTCACTGCGGCCGGCTGA
- a CDS encoding sulfatase-like hydrolase/transferase translates to MARPNLVVFVSDDQGYEDLSCMGSTDVRTPHLDALAASGALLTDWYANSPVCTPSRASLLTGRYPGNAGVRSILSGFRTTPGLRTEVPTLSSVLRAAGYRTGWFGKWHLGAAPGFRPQDHGFEDTFGFHAGSVDYYSHIYYGGDKREIVVNGRRTRGTPVHDLWRGGEEVYRDGRYLTELIGDHTVDFVRACTSDDRPFLLYVPFNAPHYPMHAPQLYKDRFPDLPPERQIMTAMISAMDDAVGRVLAELDRQHVRDDTMCLFMSDNGPSREVRNWLDGSQQPYYGGSAGTLKGHKFSLFEGGIRVPGIVSWPGRIPAGQVVSEPAAAIDLYPTFLNAAGIEPPDGHVDGVDIMGMLTAGEPSPHDALMWEQGDQTAVRRGRWKLVLNGRLVEREEPQDEVFLADLTADNGERVNLAHSHPETVDELRHLAETWRDGIEERWRSHWLPRIPDYATHVQPAFME, encoded by the coding sequence ATGGCGCGACCCAACCTCGTCGTCTTCGTCAGCGACGACCAGGGTTACGAGGACCTGTCCTGCATGGGCTCGACGGACGTGCGGACGCCGCACCTGGACGCGCTCGCCGCCTCCGGCGCCCTGCTCACCGACTGGTACGCGAACTCCCCCGTCTGCACTCCCTCACGGGCCAGCCTGCTCACCGGCAGGTACCCGGGCAACGCGGGCGTACGCAGCATCCTGTCCGGGTTCCGCACCACGCCCGGCCTGCGGACCGAGGTGCCGACACTGTCCAGCGTGCTGCGGGCGGCTGGCTACCGCACCGGGTGGTTCGGCAAGTGGCACCTGGGCGCCGCGCCCGGCTTCCGCCCGCAGGACCACGGGTTCGAGGACACGTTCGGTTTCCACGCCGGCTCGGTGGACTACTACTCGCACATCTACTACGGCGGGGACAAGCGCGAGATCGTCGTCAACGGCAGGCGCACCCGGGGCACACCGGTCCACGACCTGTGGCGCGGCGGCGAGGAGGTCTACCGCGACGGGCGGTACCTGACCGAGCTCATCGGCGACCACACCGTCGACTTCGTGCGCGCCTGCACCTCCGACGACCGGCCGTTCCTCCTCTACGTCCCGTTCAACGCACCGCACTACCCGATGCATGCACCGCAGCTCTACAAGGACCGCTTCCCCGACCTGCCGCCAGAGCGGCAGATCATGACGGCGATGATCAGCGCGATGGACGACGCCGTCGGGCGCGTCCTCGCCGAGCTCGACCGCCAGCACGTACGCGACGACACCATGTGCCTGTTCATGTCCGACAACGGACCGTCCCGCGAGGTGCGCAACTGGCTCGACGGCAGCCAGCAGCCGTACTACGGCGGCTCGGCGGGAACGCTGAAGGGGCACAAGTTCAGCCTGTTCGAGGGCGGCATCAGGGTGCCAGGCATCGTCTCCTGGCCGGGCCGGATCCCCGCCGGCCAGGTGGTGTCGGAACCCGCGGCGGCGATCGACCTGTACCCCACGTTCCTGAACGCGGCCGGGATCGAACCGCCGGACGGCCACGTCGATGGCGTGGACATTATGGGCATGCTCACCGCAGGCGAGCCGTCGCCGCACGATGCGCTGATGTGGGAGCAGGGCGACCAGACCGCCGTACGTCGCGGCCGGTGGAAGCTCGTCCTCAACGGCCGCCTGGTCGAGCGCGAGGAGCCGCAGGACGAGGTGTTCCTCGCCGACCTCACCGCCGACAACGGCGAACGGGTCAACCTGGCGCACAGCCACCCGGAGACCGTCGACGAGCTACGGCACCTCGCCGAGACGTGGCGCGACGGGATCGAGGAGAGGTGGCGCTCGCACTGGTTGCCGCGCATCCCGGACTACGCCACCCACGTGCAGCCCGCGTTCATGGAATGA
- a CDS encoding PDZ domain-containing protein produces MGEDDALDAYSRIVSGIADLTPRVASVRVEHRTRSGRRGEGAGSAVVFTADGFLLTNAHVVGGADGGQVAFDDGTSMPFTVVGADPLSDLAVIRASGATPAPVVLGDADRLVVGQLVVAIGNPLGLAGSVTAGVVSALGRSLPTHDGAVARVVEDVIQTDAALNPGSSGGALATSSGEVVGINTAVAGLGVGLAVPVNATTRRVTTALLRDGRVRRAYLGLVSTPAPLPRALAERYGQRSGLRIVEVARTSPAERAGLHAGDLILTAGRQPVEDAQGLARLMFADAIGRPLPLTVLRNGALVDVIAEPVELPRRLG; encoded by the coding sequence ATGGGCGAGGACGACGCGCTTGACGCGTACTCGCGGATCGTGTCGGGTATCGCAGACCTGACGCCGCGGGTGGCGAGCGTGCGCGTGGAGCACCGCACCCGCAGCGGCCGGCGCGGCGAGGGTGCGGGGTCCGCGGTGGTGTTCACCGCGGACGGCTTCCTGCTCACCAACGCGCACGTCGTCGGCGGCGCGGACGGCGGGCAGGTCGCGTTCGACGACGGCACGAGCATGCCGTTCACCGTCGTCGGCGCCGACCCGCTCTCCGACCTCGCCGTCATCCGGGCGAGCGGCGCGACGCCGGCGCCCGTGGTGCTCGGCGATGCGGACCGGCTGGTGGTGGGGCAGTTGGTGGTCGCCATCGGCAACCCGCTCGGGCTAGCCGGGTCGGTGACGGCGGGAGTCGTCAGCGCGCTCGGCCGGTCGTTGCCCACCCACGACGGGGCGGTGGCGCGGGTGGTGGAGGACGTCATCCAGACCGACGCGGCGCTCAACCCGGGCAGCTCGGGCGGTGCACTGGCCACGTCGAGCGGCGAGGTGGTGGGGATCAACACCGCGGTGGCCGGCCTCGGCGTCGGCCTCGCGGTCCCGGTGAACGCGACCACAAGAAGGGTGACGACCGCGTTGCTACGCGACGGGCGGGTGCGCCGCGCGTACCTCGGGCTTGTCAGCACCCCAGCGCCGCTGCCGCGGGCGCTCGCGGAGAGGTACGGCCAGCGCAGCGGTCTGCGCATCGTCGAGGTGGCCAGGACCAGCCCGGCCGAGCGCGCCGGCCTGCACGCCGGCGACCTGATCCTCACCGCCGGGAGGCAGCCGGTGGAGGACGCGCAGGGCCTGGCGCGCCTGATGTTCGCCGACGCGATCGGTCGGCCGCTGCCGCTGACGGTGTTGCGCAACGGCGCCCTCGTCGACGTGATCGCGGAGCCGGTCGAGCTGCCGCGCCGGCTGGGCTGA
- a CDS encoding sodium:solute symporter family protein, producing MTTAGWVWLFAGLYWAYCIFWGIKGFFWARTSSRWSIADRGLPMWLFLLAATATSFSGWTYIGHPGLIAFDGLAYAFASFYVLTIPITATFFAKRLWMLGRRYQFVTPGDLYSYYYGATRGWGEVIRLLIVLIAFLFSSFYTAVQLVAAGQIFNITTGVPVVIGSLFLAFIVYFYVAAGGLRSTAWVDAIQAGLLWVGIVIIGAVVLNHFGGWDAFSGRVEGLAPRFLEVPGAWDPSHMGTAKWTGVFQLTYMMSLMGIMASPAFHMWTFANKDPRPFPWQQVFASTLFIGFALFFFTAIQGLGGRLLLQDGVVDFESDSGVVPSIISNLAGGPIAGIVLIGALAAMQSTGAAYMGTGGAMLMRDIYVRYLRPEAGHAEQIWVGRLLVLIIVTVAMVVAFTNTAALVLLGGLATAFGFLLYVPLVDVLFVRRFTAPAVALGLALGIVAVLVTFVPFFGLVYPLNLHSAGWGGIVGFGTAIVVTLLTKRREQRVRPDALTIRAEMGSWLRTVDVPTPTQRKWRRALWVVTPLWFIFAIGPGVVIGNYFVSFAGLPPVWSYQIVFWMLGFVMIWALAFKAGLSRATSPQIERVNRELNPVVAEVGRREPAGAGSGTPGGEGD from the coding sequence ATGACGACCGCAGGGTGGGTATGGCTCTTCGCGGGCCTCTACTGGGCCTACTGCATCTTCTGGGGGATCAAGGGGTTCTTCTGGGCGCGCACGTCGTCGAGGTGGTCGATCGCCGACAGAGGCTTGCCGATGTGGCTGTTCCTCCTCGCCGCGACGGCCACGTCGTTCAGCGGCTGGACGTACATCGGCCACCCCGGCCTGATCGCGTTCGACGGCCTGGCGTACGCGTTCGCGTCGTTCTACGTGCTGACCATCCCGATCACCGCGACCTTCTTCGCGAAGCGACTGTGGATGCTCGGCCGGCGCTACCAGTTCGTCACGCCCGGCGACCTCTACTCGTACTACTACGGCGCCACCCGGGGCTGGGGTGAGGTCATCCGGCTGCTGATCGTGCTGATCGCGTTCCTGTTCAGCTCGTTCTACACGGCGGTGCAGCTGGTGGCGGCCGGGCAGATCTTCAACATCACCACCGGGGTCCCGGTCGTGATCGGCAGCCTGTTCCTCGCCTTCATCGTGTACTTCTACGTGGCGGCAGGCGGCCTGCGCAGCACCGCATGGGTGGACGCGATCCAGGCCGGGCTGCTGTGGGTGGGCATCGTGATCATCGGTGCCGTCGTGTTGAACCACTTCGGCGGCTGGGACGCCTTCTCCGGCCGGGTCGAAGGGCTCGCGCCGAGGTTCCTCGAAGTGCCGGGGGCATGGGACCCGTCGCACATGGGCACCGCCAAGTGGACGGGTGTGTTCCAGCTGACCTACATGATGTCGCTGATGGGGATCATGGCCTCACCAGCGTTCCACATGTGGACCTTCGCGAACAAGGATCCGCGACCGTTCCCCTGGCAGCAGGTGTTCGCGTCCACGCTGTTCATCGGCTTCGCGTTGTTCTTCTTCACGGCGATCCAGGGGCTCGGTGGCCGGCTGCTGCTCCAGGACGGCGTGGTCGACTTCGAGAGCGACTCGGGCGTCGTGCCGTCGATCATCTCCAACCTCGCCGGCGGCCCGATCGCGGGCATCGTCCTGATCGGCGCGCTGGCCGCCATGCAGTCGACCGGCGCCGCGTACATGGGCACCGGCGGCGCCATGCTCATGCGGGACATCTACGTGCGGTACCTGCGGCCGGAGGCCGGGCACGCTGAGCAGATCTGGGTGGGCCGACTGCTCGTGCTGATCATCGTGACGGTGGCGATGGTCGTGGCGTTCACCAACACGGCGGCGCTCGTCCTGCTCGGTGGCCTGGCGACGGCGTTCGGGTTCCTGCTGTACGTGCCACTGGTCGACGTGCTGTTCGTACGCAGGTTCACCGCCCCGGCGGTCGCACTCGGCCTGGCGCTCGGCATCGTGGCTGTGCTCGTCACGTTCGTGCCGTTCTTCGGGCTGGTCTACCCGCTCAACCTGCACAGCGCGGGCTGGGGCGGCATCGTCGGCTTCGGCACGGCGATCGTGGTCACCCTGCTGACGAAGAGGCGTGAGCAGCGGGTGCGCCCGGACGCACTCACCATCCGCGCGGAGATGGGCAGCTGGCTGCGCACCGTGGACGTACCGACGCCGACGCAACGCAAGTGGCGACGCGCGCTGTGGGTCGTCACCCCGCTGTGGTTCATCTTCGCCATCGGCCCCGGTGTGGTGATCGGCAACTACTTCGTCAGCTTCGCCGGCCTGCCACCGGTGTGGTCGTACCAGATCGTCTTCTGGATGCTCGGCTTCGTCATGATCTGGGCACTGGCGTTCAAGGCCGGGCTCTCGCGTGCGACCAGCCCGCAGATCGAGCGCGTGAACCGGGAGCTCAACCCCGTCGTCGCCGAGGTCGGCAGGCGCGAGCCCGCCGGCGCGGGCAGCGGTACGCCGGGCGGCGAGGGAGACTAG
- a CDS encoding catalase, translating into MTDTEPRPTTTDAGIPVESDEHSLTVGPDGPILLQDNYLIEQMAMFNRERIPERQPHAKGGGAFGRFVVTDDVSAYTRAAVFQPGTETEVLLRFSSVAGERGSPDTWRDPRGFAVKFYTRDGNYDMVGNNTPVFFVRDPMKFQHFIRSQKRRADTNLRDNDMQWDFWTLSPESAHQVTWLMGDRGIPKTWRNMNGYSSHTYMWVNAAGAKFWVKYHFKTDQGIDFLTQDEADRMAGTDGDYHTRDLYRSIDRGDFPSWTLYMQIMPFAEAADYRFNPFDLTKVWPHSDYPLVRVGTLTLDRNPTDYHTEIEQAAFEPNNLVPGIGPSPDKMLLARLFSYADAHRARLGANYKQIPVNSPNVPVHSYSKDGAMRIHNVSDPVYAPNSKGGPKADTARFGESAGWHTSGEMVHKAYTLRRDDDDFGQPGTMVREVMDDAARSRLVSNVAGHLSDGVSEPVLQRAFEYWRSIDQDVGQRIEQAVKNNV; encoded by the coding sequence ATGACGGACACCGAACCCAGGCCGACGACGACGGACGCCGGTATCCCGGTCGAGAGCGACGAGCACTCGCTCACCGTAGGCCCGGACGGGCCGATCCTGCTGCAGGACAACTACCTCATCGAGCAGATGGCGATGTTCAACCGGGAGCGCATCCCGGAGCGCCAGCCGCACGCCAAGGGCGGCGGTGCCTTCGGCAGGTTCGTCGTCACCGACGACGTCAGTGCGTACACGAGGGCCGCGGTCTTCCAGCCGGGCACCGAGACCGAGGTGCTGCTGCGGTTCTCGTCCGTCGCCGGCGAGCGCGGCAGCCCGGACACCTGGCGCGACCCGCGGGGCTTCGCCGTGAAGTTCTACACCCGCGACGGCAACTACGACATGGTTGGCAACAACACGCCGGTGTTCTTCGTCCGCGACCCGATGAAGTTCCAGCACTTCATCCGTTCGCAGAAGCGGCGTGCCGACACGAACCTGCGCGACAACGACATGCAGTGGGACTTCTGGACGCTGTCGCCCGAGTCGGCGCACCAGGTCACCTGGCTGATGGGCGACCGCGGCATCCCGAAGACGTGGCGGAACATGAACGGCTACTCCAGCCACACGTACATGTGGGTCAACGCCGCGGGCGCGAAGTTCTGGGTGAAGTACCACTTCAAGACCGACCAGGGCATCGACTTCCTCACCCAGGACGAGGCCGACCGGATGGCGGGCACGGACGGCGACTACCACACCCGCGACCTGTACCGGTCGATCGACCGCGGCGACTTCCCCAGCTGGACGCTCTACATGCAGATCATGCCGTTCGCCGAGGCGGCCGACTACCGGTTCAACCCGTTCGACCTGACGAAGGTGTGGCCGCACAGCGACTACCCGCTGGTGCGGGTGGGCACGCTGACCCTGGACCGCAACCCGACCGACTACCACACGGAGATCGAGCAGGCGGCGTTCGAGCCGAACAACCTGGTGCCCGGCATCGGACCGAGCCCGGACAAGATGCTGTTGGCCCGGCTGTTCTCGTACGCGGACGCGCACCGCGCACGCCTAGGGGCGAACTACAAGCAGATCCCCGTCAACAGCCCGAACGTGCCGGTGCACAGCTACAGCAAGGACGGCGCGATGCGGATCCACAACGTGTCGGATCCCGTCTACGCCCCGAACTCCAAGGGCGGGCCGAAGGCGGACACGGCGCGGTTCGGCGAGTCCGCGGGCTGGCACACCAGCGGGGAGATGGTGCACAAGGCGTACACGCTGCGCCGCGACGACGACGACTTCGGGCAACCGGGCACCATGGTCCGCGAGGTGATGGACGACGCGGCACGCAGCAGGCTGGTGTCCAACGTCGCCGGACATCTAAGCGACGGCGTGTCCGAACCGGTCCTGCAGCGGGCATTCGAGTACTGGCGAAGTATCGACCAGGACGTCGGTCAACGGATCGAGCAAGCGGTCAAGAACAACGTCTAG
- a CDS encoding FCD domain-containing protein, which yields MGGVNETPFLAVRPHTTHAHVVDQLGLRILAGEVTPGVALPTEAVLAGQLGVSRGALREAVKALVAKGLLEVRPRTGTRVRPRDAWNFLDRDVLRWQREADEQRLLRNLTELRHAVEPEAARLAADRATDAELDELRRTYATMESAAESGDMPTFNEADVAFHRTLLRAADNDLFGSLEQAIEVSLRDSFTTLSAKPGAPDATLPLHRAVLDAVLARDGELAAAAAYRVVFGARDARW from the coding sequence ATGGGTGGCGTGAACGAGACGCCGTTCCTGGCCGTGCGACCGCACACGACGCACGCGCACGTCGTCGACCAGCTCGGTCTGCGCATCCTCGCCGGTGAGGTGACGCCCGGCGTGGCGCTCCCCACCGAGGCGGTGCTCGCCGGCCAGCTCGGCGTGAGTCGCGGTGCGCTGCGCGAGGCGGTGAAGGCGCTCGTCGCCAAGGGGCTGCTCGAGGTGCGCCCACGCACCGGCACCAGGGTGCGCCCACGCGACGCGTGGAACTTCCTGGACCGCGACGTGCTGCGCTGGCAGCGCGAGGCGGACGAACAACGGCTGCTGCGGAACCTGACCGAGCTGCGGCATGCGGTCGAGCCGGAGGCCGCCAGGCTGGCCGCGGACCGGGCTACCGACGCCGAGCTGGACGAGCTGCGCCGTACGTACGCCACCATGGAGAGTGCGGCGGAAAGCGGCGACATGCCGACCTTCAACGAGGCGGACGTGGCGTTCCACCGCACGTTGCTCCGTGCCGCGGACAACGACCTGTTCGGGTCGCTCGAGCAGGCCATCGAGGTGTCGCTGCGCGACAGCTTCACCACGTTGTCCGCCAAGCCGGGAGCTCCCGACGCGACCCTGCCGCTGCATCGCGCGGTGCTGGACGCGGTCCTCGCGCGCGACGGCGAGCTGGCCGCTGCTGCCGCGTACCGGGTCGTGTTCGGCGCACGCGACGCTCGCTGGTAG
- a CDS encoding M48 family metalloprotease encodes MATGLIGLAFGRPGLIRRPGIVQLLVAIGALGYVAYSLHPALLTLFAVPLLVAWFRRLAERYADRVAADLGYGPALAQVFQASLAAGGGVVRGIRGTLPASHPSHVARIKALEKRIRSS; translated from the coding sequence ATGGCGACCGGGCTGATCGGCCTCGCGTTCGGCCGGCCGGGACTGATCCGCCGCCCTGGCATCGTGCAGCTCCTGGTGGCCATTGGCGCCCTCGGCTACGTCGCCTACTCGCTGCACCCGGCGCTGCTTACGCTGTTCGCCGTCCCGCTGCTGGTCGCCTGGTTCCGCCGCCTCGCGGAGAGGTACGCCGACCGGGTTGCGGCGGACCTGGGGTACGGCCCGGCGCTCGCGCAGGTCTTCCAGGCCTCGCTGGCCGCCGGCGGGGGCGTGGTCCGCGGCATCAGGGGCACGCTGCCGGCCAGCCACCCGTCGCACGTCGCCAGGATCAAGGCCCTGGAGAAACGCATCCGCAGCAGCTGA
- a CDS encoding DUF2252 domain-containing protein codes for MGDGERTDEIVDCLEDAFGTLMERDPRAFRHRFRRMAGDPFSFYRGAACLFYQDVVGLADPWVDEQTARVWIHGDLHAENFGTYLDGRGVLVFDVNDFDEAYLGHFTWDLMRCAASIALLGWSKAFPDETIREHIGRYVHGYLDQVAYYVAAEDDRAWALRLDSATGPVLHTLHAARHASRIGLLERESVVMDFEREFRHSAHVRELDDAERARVLAAYDKYLETIPVDKRLDSEVAYQVKDVVGRSGVGIGSAGLATYSVLIEGRSQAFENDVILSMKEGNVAAPSRVVRDERLADAFQHHGHRTALSQRALQAYADPFLGWTDIDGTGLVVRELSPYEQDLAWHELTEPAEIGQLVEDLGRASAKMHCVSDADAEAIVVEAQVEDLVHARLADSAAEFTAWVTDFALPYADRTRDDHRRFVDAFRAGAFHAVAAT; via the coding sequence ATGGGAGACGGCGAGCGGACCGACGAGATCGTCGACTGCCTCGAGGATGCGTTCGGCACCCTGATGGAACGTGACCCGAGGGCGTTCAGGCACCGGTTCCGGCGGATGGCCGGCGATCCGTTCTCGTTCTACCGCGGCGCCGCCTGCCTGTTCTACCAGGACGTCGTGGGGTTGGCGGACCCGTGGGTGGACGAGCAGACCGCACGGGTCTGGATCCACGGTGACCTGCACGCCGAGAACTTCGGTACCTATCTCGACGGGCGCGGAGTTCTCGTCTTCGACGTGAACGACTTCGACGAGGCGTACCTCGGCCACTTCACCTGGGACCTGATGCGGTGCGCGGCCAGCATCGCGTTGCTCGGCTGGAGCAAGGCGTTCCCCGACGAGACGATCAGGGAGCACATCGGCCGGTACGTCCACGGTTACCTCGACCAGGTCGCGTACTACGTGGCCGCCGAGGACGACCGGGCCTGGGCGCTGCGCCTCGACAGCGCCACCGGGCCGGTGCTGCACACACTGCACGCCGCGCGACACGCCAGCCGGATCGGCCTGCTCGAGCGCGAGTCGGTGGTCATGGACTTCGAGCGCGAGTTCCGGCACTCCGCGCACGTCCGCGAGCTCGACGACGCCGAGCGCGCCCGGGTGCTGGCCGCGTACGACAAGTACCTGGAGACCATCCCGGTGGACAAGCGGCTGGACAGCGAGGTCGCGTATCAGGTGAAGGACGTCGTCGGCCGGTCCGGTGTCGGCATCGGCAGCGCCGGCCTCGCGACGTACAGCGTGCTCATCGAGGGCCGGAGCCAGGCGTTCGAGAACGACGTCATCCTGTCGATGAAGGAGGGCAACGTAGCCGCCCCGAGCCGGGTGGTGCGCGACGAGCGGCTCGCCGACGCGTTCCAGCACCACGGACACCGCACGGCGTTGTCGCAGCGGGCGCTGCAGGCGTACGCCGACCCGTTCCTCGGCTGGACGGACATCGACGGCACCGGGTTGGTCGTCCGCGAGCTGTCGCCGTACGAGCAAGACCTGGCGTGGCACGAGCTGACCGAGCCGGCGGAGATCGGCCAGCTCGTCGAGGATCTCGGCCGGGCGAGCGCGAAGATGCACTGCGTGTCCGACGCGGACGCCGAGGCGATCGTAGTCGAGGCGCAGGTGGAGGACCTCGTGCATGCGCGGCTGGCGGACTCCGCTGCCGAGTTCACCGCGTGGGTCACCGACTTCGCGCTGCCGTACGCCGACCGCACCCGCGACGACCACCGTCGCTTCGTGGACGCGTTCCGCGCGGGCGCCTTCCACGCGGTCGCGGCGACCTGA
- a CDS encoding MFS transporter gives MNTENDALLGTDERPRGFREVLRRNVRWQLPPVLLIGAIIAWIDRSNLGVAAPFLQDDLGISPSTMGVILGSYAFVLIFMHPFAAWLVDKLGDPRLLFFGSAIAWFVFTSATALARGAVSLFTLRFLLAVGEAPQASCALKATSQWFPRRERALAIGTYEVGSEFGGAIAVPLVTALIAGLGWRGSFVVTGLMGLVFAFFWLSFYRTPRKHAKVTVGELQHIEDGGGHVTDTAAQRAVRWLDLFRYRTVWGLIIVMFCRTSTIFFFITWYPTYLVDERGFSLLELGLYGAIPGLVAIAGDLLGGWFSDYLVRRGTSPTLARKAPIMAGLLAGTVIAPAALVSSPAAALVLLSVASAGVAFCTGALYSLPLEVAPTPGNAVSLSGLMRAGGLVGGAVVPILIGFVYEAAGSFVLPLVLVGGILAVVVVVLLVVVGRAEPLPLKGAVALSRPQ, from the coding sequence ATGAACACCGAGAACGACGCCCTCCTCGGCACCGACGAGCGACCACGCGGGTTCCGCGAGGTGCTCCGCAGGAACGTCAGGTGGCAACTCCCTCCGGTGCTCCTGATCGGCGCGATAATCGCCTGGATCGACCGGTCTAACCTCGGCGTCGCCGCCCCGTTCCTGCAGGACGACCTCGGCATCTCGCCGTCCACCATGGGCGTGATCCTCGGCTCGTACGCCTTCGTGCTCATCTTCATGCACCCGTTCGCCGCCTGGCTCGTCGACAAGCTCGGTGACCCGCGGCTGCTGTTCTTCGGTTCGGCGATCGCGTGGTTCGTGTTCACCTCGGCCACCGCCCTCGCGCGCGGAGCGGTGTCGCTGTTCACGCTGAGGTTCCTGCTTGCGGTCGGCGAGGCGCCGCAGGCGTCCTGCGCGCTCAAGGCGACGTCGCAGTGGTTCCCGCGCAGGGAACGCGCTCTCGCGATCGGCACCTACGAGGTCGGCTCGGAGTTCGGCGGTGCGATCGCCGTCCCACTCGTGACGGCGCTCATCGCCGGGCTCGGCTGGCGCGGCTCGTTCGTGGTGACCGGGCTGATGGGGCTGGTGTTCGCGTTCTTCTGGCTGTCGTTCTACCGCACTCCCCGCAAGCACGCGAAGGTGACGGTGGGCGAGCTCCAGCACATCGAGGACGGCGGCGGGCACGTCACCGACACAGCCGCACAGCGAGCCGTCCGCTGGCTCGACCTGTTTCGTTACCGCACGGTGTGGGGCCTGATCATCGTGATGTTCTGCCGCACCTCCACCATCTTCTTCTTCATCACCTGGTACCCCACGTACCTCGTCGACGAGCGCGGGTTCAGCCTGCTCGAGCTCGGGCTGTACGGCGCGATCCCCGGCCTGGTCGCGATCGCCGGCGACCTGCTCGGCGGCTGGTTCTCCGACTACCTGGTGCGTCGCGGGACGAGCCCGACGCTGGCCCGTAAGGCCCCGATCATGGCCGGCCTGCTCGCCGGCACGGTGATCGCACCTGCGGCGCTCGTCTCGAGCCCGGCCGCCGCGCTGGTACTGCTGAGCGTCGCCTCTGCCGGCGTCGCGTTCTGCACCGGCGCGCTGTACTCGCTGCCGCTCGAAGTCGCTCCCACACCGGGGAACGCCGTCTCGCTGTCCGGCCTGATGCGCGCCGGCGGGCTCGTCGGCGGTGCGGTGGTGCCGATCCTGATCGGCTTCGTGTACGAGGCCGCCGGCTCGTTCGTCCTGCCGCTGGTGCTCGTCGGCGGCATTCTCGCCGTCGTCGTCGTCGTGCTCCTCGTCGTCGTCGGCCGCGCCGAGCCACTGCCGCTGAAGGGTGCAGTCGCACTCAGCCGGCCGCAGTGA